Below is a genomic region from Candidatus Cloacimonadota bacterium.
CGGCCTTGAACTCCATGTGGCTGAATATGTTATCATCAATCATAAAAAACCTATAGCAATTAAGTACAGGTATCAACTCCAAACACCGGATAGCAAATTCATAGCCCGCTGGGATAATGCCCCTCATCACAGAGCAATAACTTCTTTCCCGCATCATAAGCATTGCCGAGATGGTGCAACAATCGCTTCATCAATAAATAATATTTACGAGATGCTTAATTCCTTGGACGACGAACTTAAAGACAAGATATAATGGAAACCATAGTTTTCATAAGTTATTCCCAACGTTACTCATTAGGCACTGGTTCAGTTTAATTGGGGAGTATTCCAGGATTGTTACGGTTTGCCTTCTTCACCTATTTTGGGCAAGAATTTTGTCCTTGATTTTATACATTGTTGGCGCTGAAATCATGCTCCAAAGTGAATTTTAAGAACTCTGAAATGTTCCTCATTTTAATTGACAGGTATAACTACTTGAAATAACAGGAGATTATTACACTAGACAGACCTGCAATATTAGATTATCGTAATCTACCATAATT
It encodes:
- a CDS encoding DUF6516 family protein; its protein translation is MERITDYFSFFLEAINDNAWVRNEEVSFREIGEKEGYIRGTLYLHGGLELHVAEYVIINHKKPIAIKYRYQLQTPDSKFIARWDNAPHHRAITSFPHHKHCRDGATIASSINNIYEMLNSLDDELKDKI